The following proteins are co-located in the Microplitis demolitor isolate Queensland-Clemson2020A chromosome 5, iyMicDemo2.1a, whole genome shotgun sequence genome:
- the LOC103569357 gene encoding tropomyosin-1 isoform X2 — MDAIKKKMQAMKLEKDNAQDKADTCEGQAKEANLRADKVMEEVNELQKKLQQVESDLTTNKQNLERGNKDLEEKEKALTNAEAEVAALNRKVQLIEEDLERSEERLNTATAKLTEASQAADESSRMCKVLENRSQQDEERMDQLTNQLKEARLLAEDADGKSDEVSRKLAFVEDELEVAEDRVKSGEAKIMELEEELKVVGNSLKSLEVSEEKANQRVEEFKRQLKTLTVKLKEAEARAEFAEKTVKKLQKEVDRLEDDLRHEKDKHKAIVDDLDSTYAELTAY, encoded by the exons ATGGACGCGATCAAGAAGAAGATGCAAGCGATGAAGCTTGAGAAGGACAATGCACAGGATAAAGCTGATACCTGTGAAGGACAAGCCAAGGAGGCGAATCTTCGTGCGGATAAAGTTATGGAAGAAGTCAATGagctgcaaaaaaaattacagcaaGTTGAGTCCGACTTGACAACAAACAAACAGAATTTGGAGCGGGGAAACAAAGATcttgaagaaaaagaaaaagccCTGACTAAt GCCGAAGCTGAAGTCGCGGCTTTGAACAGAAAAGTGCAATTGATTGAAGAAGATTTGGAACGTTCTGAAGAACGTCTCAATACAGCAACCGCTAAATTAACAGAAGCATCTCAAGCTGCTGATGAATCTAGTCG TATGTGCAAAGTATTGGAAAATCGTTCACAACAAGACGAAGAACGTATGGATCAATTAACAAACCAATTAAAGGAAGCGCGTTTACTTGCTGAAGATGCTGATGGTAAATCTGACGAAGTTTCCCGTAAATTGGCGTTCGTTGAAGACGAACTTGAAGTTGCTGAAGATCGTGTAAAATCTGGTGAAGC CAAAATTATGGAGTTGGAAGAAGAACTCAAAGTTGTCGGTAACAGTTTGAAGTCACTTGAGGTCTCAGAAGAAAAg GCTAATCAAAGAGTTGAAGAATTCAAACGTCAACTTAAAACTTTGACTGTAAAACTAAAGGAAGCTGAAGCACGTGCTGAGTTTGCTGAGAAGACTGTGAAGAAGTTACAGAAAGAAGTCGACAGGCTcgaag acgATTTGAGACACGAAAAGGATAAGCACAAAGCTATTGTTGATGATTTGGATTCTACATACGCTGAGCTTACTGCCTACTAA
- the LOC103569357 gene encoding tropomyosin-1 isoform X1, translating to MDAIKKKMQAMKLEKDNAQDKADTCEGQAKEANLRADKVMEEVNELQKKLQQVESDLTTNKQNLERGNKDLEEKEKALTNAEAEVAALNRKVQLIEEDLERSEERLNTATAKLTEASQAADESSRMCKVLENRSQQDEERMDQLTNQLKEARLLAEDADGKSDEVSRKLAFVEDELEVAEDRVKSGEAKIMELEEELKVVGNSLKSLEVSEEKANQRVEEFKRQLKTLTVKLKEAEARAEFAEKTVKKLQKEVDRLEDELGINKDRYKSLADEMDSTFAELAGY from the exons ATGGACGCGATCAAGAAGAAGATGCAAGCGATGAAGCTTGAGAAGGACAATGCACAGGATAAAGCTGATACCTGTGAAGGACAAGCCAAGGAGGCGAATCTTCGTGCGGATAAAGTTATGGAAGAAGTCAATGagctgcaaaaaaaattacagcaaGTTGAGTCCGACTTGACAACAAACAAACAGAATTTGGAGCGGGGAAACAAAGATcttgaagaaaaagaaaaagccCTGACTAAt GCCGAAGCTGAAGTCGCGGCTTTGAACAGAAAAGTGCAATTGATTGAAGAAGATTTGGAACGTTCTGAAGAACGTCTCAATACAGCAACCGCTAAATTAACAGAAGCATCTCAAGCTGCTGATGAATCTAGTCG TATGTGCAAAGTATTGGAAAATCGTTCACAACAAGACGAAGAACGTATGGATCAATTAACAAACCAATTAAAGGAAGCGCGTTTACTTGCTGAAGATGCTGATGGTAAATCTGACGAAGTTTCCCGTAAATTGGCGTTCGTTGAAGACGAACTTGAAGTTGCTGAAGATCGTGTAAAATCTGGTGAAGC CAAAATTATGGAGTTGGAAGAAGAACTCAAAGTTGTCGGTAACAGTTTGAAGTCACTTGAGGTCTCAGAAGAAAAg GCTAATCAAAGAGTTGAAGAATTCAAACGTCAACTTAAAACTTTGACTGTAAAACTAAAGGAAGCTGAAGCACGTGCTGAGTTTGCTGAGAAGACTGTGAAGAAGTTACAGAAAGAAGTCGACAGGCTcgaag acGAACTTGGAATCAACAAGGACAGATACAAGTCATTGGCCGACGAAATGGACTCGACATTTGCCGAATTGGCTGgatattaa